CAGCATTTTAAAGCTTACATAGATTATATACTGTTTAGCATAATACTACATGAGCAATAAGCATGAATAAATAGTGCTTGGAAAGGATTAGGTTTTCACTGTCCATAGAGATACTGATACATTTTTTGTCATTCTTTCAGCTTGTATTCACTCACAGTGATAAAGTCCAGATGGCTCTCGTTGCTCAGGGCTTCCAGTGTGCCTTCAGCCTCCTGGAACTTAGCCAGCAGTTGGCTCATGTGATCAGCCTGGGTCTGGATGGAGGAGATGAGAGTGGAGGCAGTGTTCTCCACCTTCTGCATGAAACTGGCCTCCTCGAGTTCCACACAGTGTCGCAACTCCCCAAACTCCTTCCGCACCACCCACTTCAGCACATCCGACTCATtctactcatacacacacacacacacaacagaaacaggTTTTTAGGTTAAACAATCATAGTCATCtgttttgaaatgaaatgctATTGTGATATCAAGGCCTAAACCTAACCCTGACCTTATAGAGTTAACTCACTGTAATGCGAGACTTGTTGTAGGCCATTTTACAAATCTGCTCTTCTAGCTTCCTCTTCTGTATCTGAAAGTTAGTTAGCAGACAGGAAATGTCCTcctgaagaaaagaagaaaagcacaATGGTCCAATGCACTTCACTGTATGCTTACTATCATTACTTTTCGGGGGGAGGTTTTCTCCATGTGGGTGAAAATAACAGGGACATTTTTATTCCAGTGTTTGTGTTCACTGGTGTCTTTTGATGCAGACTGATTATGAGAGGAAATTAAATTGTATCCTTGAAAATCCAATTACAGCAGAAACAATGAATCCTCACTATGTTTATTGAAGTCACTTTCTTATTATTTCCTAGCACACAAGCTACAAATATGTAAGGGCTTTTCAAAGACAAGTGCAAAGCCCTGTACAGGTTTAGTATTAATCTTGAACTCAAAAGATATTAGGTGTTTTAGGTTTCAGAAGTGAGCAAAAAATAGTTAATTACACATTCTTTATGTAATTGTAGATGTCCTTCAATAAACTGTATGTCCACCTCTTTTCAAAATTCCTACCACCAGACCTTTCACTACTCGCTAGCAGCTTGTGGATCCTTGCAGTTCTAATATTTTTCAGAAATAAAGCTCTTGATCTCTTGAGGGCTTAAGCAGTAGTTCTAGTAATGCTTCtttcttttgattatttttctgttgatAAAGTCTTTCTGTCCCATGTTTCATTTATGATATAGAGGTATGTGTCTCATGCAGAAGCATTGGGGGGTTTTGCACACTTTTGCAACATCCTCTTACCTCATATATTAATGATTGGTGCTGATTTTGGTCTGTATAACTTAATGATAACCCATTATTGGTCATTATCTTGTAGTATGCATATAACTGTTTAtctcaaataatataatgatatataaaaaaTCTATAATATGGTTGCCCTTTCAATTAACTGTATTATTATCTCATTGCTGTATTATTTTACCTTCATTCGGCTGTAGACGCTGCTGATTGGCGTGATCTTGTGTGCTCTGTGGCTTCCGATGCTGCCACACAGTCCACAGATCAGCGTCTGATCCTCTTCACAGTACAGACTCAGGGGGTTATGGTGTTGGTTGCATGTCTCTGGAGGGCCTTGACCCGGTTCACTGATCTCCCGTAGGGCATCCACAATGCGAGCCAGTGCCACATTAGGTGGAGGGCTGTCCCCATCCACTGCACAGCGACACACAGGACACTGGAGCTGCCCCAGAGGATCCATGCCCATAGAGCGCACACAGCCACGGCAGTATGAGTGGCCACACTGCAGCATGAGTGGCTCAGAGAAGACCTCCAGACACACAGGGCAGCGCAGTTGCTCCTCTAGTGACTCCAGACTGCTGCGTCTGGCCATCTGACACAGAAATGTCCTTAAAAGCCCTTAATTACCAAGGGTTTAAAAGAGATCAAACCCAAAACATGAGGTTTATTCTAGTTCACAGCTCACAGCTGTGTTTTTAAGCTTTTCAGTCTGGTTGTTGGTGTCCCTCAAAGTGGTTACAGGAACTCGGCACTTTTCTGTATGTTTTAAGCCTTTCAGATAAGAGCTGCTCTCACCTTGTTTTCACAAAGTCTCAGCTAAAGGTTCTAGTGCTACTCAGGGTCAGGTCTATCATAACACTGCTAAATAATACTTGAACCTTATAACTTCATGTCAACATGGGTCACCTTCAGTGATTGTAACTGATTGCACAGCAGTGTAAGCTCCTGACTCTGCACTAATGTTGCTGTTATCAGAGGAAAGTGCGATTTAATTACTAAAAGCAAATTACAAACTAAAAGGGAATTTCAAACACTTCACAAGATAAAACATTTCCTCAAGCCTTGTTTCTGCCTGTTTCAGAACTGAATACGGgtaaaaacattacatttactCTAAATATTCACTCATATATGCAGCATGGATGTTATCTTACTTTAGTACCATTTTGGGTTTCAACACCTAGTTCTCAATAGTTGTTGTTTCGGCTCACATCTCTCCCTATTAAATTATGTCACGATAAACTCAGACCAACAAATACAGAAAGTCACCTTAATACAGGACATTAATAAATGCTTTGgaattttgtttttgattaATAGTAAACCAAACAGCAAACAGATGACCTCTGTTTCTTGGAAGGCAGCTGTGTTTACATAGGAATGCTCGACACACTGATGGTGAGCTCATGTTCTGGCATATAAAGAATCTGCTAATgttgtttattaacttttaagtaGTTTATCTGATCATGAACAGAACCTACTCTTCCTAGTCCTGGTACTGAAATTAAGGAATATTCCATtgcttttaaacaaaacaaaacatacttGTATTAAAATAATTGGAATGTAGTTTCCACGTtgtgaaacacaacacaaccaagTCTACAGGGGGCAGCATTTAATAGCGTCTTAACTATAACATGGCTAATAACTGCATGTCTTGCCagatgcatgttttttttctaaaggGTTGATACCATCCTTATTAGATTTGGCATGCATTAGGCAATTTATATCAGTAAGAGTGACGAGGTGTGTAGCGTTGCAGTCTCACAGCTTCAGTGTCCTTGGTGCAATCCTGTGCATAAGGCCACTTTGCCAAAAGTATGCCAGTAGGTGAATAGTAGGCTAGTCTGAACACGTGTTGATCGTGCCCTCTGATGGACAGCCATCTCATACAGAGTGTAGTTATACCTAGTGCAGTCTTCCCAGGGTCTGGATCCAACACAACCATGACCAGGACAGAGTAGTTGAAAGAATGAACAGTACATTGTAATTATCAATGATTATTTACAGCtctaaaaaaaactaacaagCTACATTTATAGCATGTGTACATtaaattatatacattttatctTGCTTTAAACTGGTATAAGCATCTTTGAAAGAATTATAGTTAGATTACTGCAGTGACAGTCATGatgttggaattttttttatgatggaTGCCATGTGAGCTGCTTTGGTCAtgcagacctggcaaccctttGTTTTCTGATGCAAAATTCAAAACTCTGTAAGAAACAAATGACACTTCTGTGTCCATGTTTAAAATCTCCTTTATTTGTAGTTGTTTCCATACAGATCTTAAGGCATCTGCACAAAGTACAGTTTCTGCAGAGGTTTTAAAAAATCACTTTCCTcggatgatggtgatggattCGAAAAACGAGGTCAATAGACATTTTTGTGTGTCCCAcaacaccccaccccaccccaccccaccccaccccacccactTAATAACCTTTTCATTTCTCCAAAATCTTAAATTACAATTCTTATTACATATATATCATCATAACCTTGATTTCTTACAGCAGTCAGACATAGTGAGAGTGAtgatactggaaaaaaaaaagtgtctttaAAATCCattaaatatgtacatatagACTTCACATTATGGcactcgcatacacatacatacatacatacatactctctctcacacacccccacacgcacattcacacacacagcaggctgCACAGCACTATAAGAGGGAATAGACATACAACTCTATGCTCTGACACGTCTATTTACAGGTCCCTGCTTCCTGCACGATGTCACTAACATTGTGTCTTACAGAGATGGTTTGAAGGAGGCTGAATGTGCACGCACTTGTATTAATTTTTCCAGTGATGGGTTTTGGTGTAGAAGGGAAAAAGTGTTAAATtgaaatctaaatatatatatttatatatacacacaccacacacattacTATATGAGCAGCCCATTGCCCTGTTCTGAACCTACCTTCAGAGTACAGTACATATAAATGTCAAGCTCCCTTAAGATGTCAAGAGGCAGTGTGACATGGGAGGAGTGAGGGGCTACCTCacgcaagtgtgtgtgtaaggagaaCGGGTTGTGGGACTGGGATGCTAGTGATGGACATCGTGCAGCTCCGGTGAGCGATCCAGGCTACTTGGTCACTTGGATGCGGAAGGTGATTCGACCCAGGAACTTGTCGCGTTCATCGTTGTTGCGCAGGTCGGAGCCCTCCACTTTACACTcgatggtcaggtgtgtgttataatccTGCTCACTTAGCTGCAGCTTCACTGCCACCAGTGGCTGCACATATTTagcctgcaaaaaaaaaaaaagcctgccTTTATCTAAGCAACCCATACACAGCACTGCGCTAAACAGGGCTCATCGGTGATAGACAACTGGTAAAGACAAACAAGGGATGGTAGAGcacaaaatccttttttttccctgagacTGTAAACTAGCTTTAATTTAGTAGCTCTGTTAGCCTGATTCTCTAGGTGTACACCTTCGATGGTACACTTAGCCAAATGAATAGAAAATTGCAGACTGAGTCAGCTTCCTTTCAActttaacactttcattttaaaagtaCAAAAGCAAATACACCACTGCATTTAGTGTCAACTTGACACAGGATTcctcatataaaaaaaaaccatttctCTAATGTTCTGCAGAATgatgttatatatattatattatatttttgtgcCAAAGAGCATATGGATAAGGAAATTAAATGACAACAAGaaaatgatatataaatataaatcattataaataaatagataaatgcaAATATTGAGTCATTTACTGTTCACTTAAAGGTCCTAAAAGTGTGTGACCCTTTCTGATGTAGAGGATGGAAAACACCAGAATTACAGATATTACTCGTATTACCATTACCAGGGTTAATTGTGATTCTGGCTCTGACCTCTTTAATTCTGTTATGATACTCACATGTGCTTTCTTGCCATAGTACGGGAAATACATCTTGTCAAAGTGGCCCTCAGTTGGGAAATACTGCATCTGCAGAGGAGTGTCTCTCTGAAACAGAAAGTGGATGAAGGGTGAGATTGCGCTCTTATTCTTTACTGAGAATGGCACTCGATGTGTCCTGTGCTGTTGCCTATAGCAACAGGCTCTTCTCACCCGGCTAGCTGAACTGGATGATGGCCAGGTGACACTTTTAACAATATGTTACTATTCTTGACATACCGTCAGGAACACAGAATACTTATCCCACCCCCAGACACGCACAGTCTCTCATTCATGTTCAGTACAGCAAGGCAAATACGCAGCTCAGCTTCAGTACATACACCTCTCGTGTTAcgaaacacacacattcctttGACATGTACACTACCAACTTGCATATTCAGAAAATAGCTGATGTGTTTCCAACTGCttaacactgaacaaaatgatGGAATCACACAAATTCAACAGTAACTGGGTTTCACAAAATTATTTAAATctggttgttgtttttcccGTGCTGAGAAACAGTAGAGAGGAGCAAATCTTATGAAATGACTCCTTATgccatttttctttattgcactgCTTTAGTTTTTCACTATGATTACGAATCAGTTGTTTTCTCAAAGCATGCAAATAATGCTCGATGGTGATTTTAACCAAGACCAGAAGGTTTAAATTAAATTCTGATAATCAGATAGCCGATTTAATGCGAAGTCGTTTTCAACGATTCAATTTCACGATCCTGAAAGAGTCTAAAAAACAGGCAGTCAATTTAAAACCCAGAGATCCTGTAACAAGTATTTGACCGTTTCTTTACAGCTGGATGAGCTACATTTGCTctctttaaaatattaaaatattcccTTAAATGCAAATGTCATAGAATAAACAATAGGATCAATAGGAATTTTGGTGCGTCACTTTTAAAAGCCCGCAATCAGGGTTTCTTGAGGTGTTTCCATCATTTtgtaaatgatgatgataagcaGTTATACAGGTAAGCAGCAATAAAAGTGCAGCTCTTCAAATGCCTCAATGTGGCTGCTATATGGGACTCGCATAAAAATGGTTAGGCTCAACCTTGTAAATCAGGTCATGACATGAAAATGTGCAATAGGTGGATCATGTGTAAAGGTCAcatcttaaaaatatattaatagatATATTgagatacagatacactgaGAAATGCTGAAAAGATGGATTTATACACAACTGTCTGTGGAATATGAAGCTGACTGATTTAAATAAGGTTAGATGAAGGTTACTTGCTAAACTTCAAACCAGGGCCTGTATGAATAAAGCTTCTCAGAGTAAAACTGTGGTGTTACCTGCCAGAAATTCAGAAAATTCGCTCCTATACTCGGGGCAAGCATTTAGGAGTTCTTTAGGAGTGACCAGTTATCTTCTGAAACATCATTAgctatcattatttattttgttaaaactGTGCAGCTTACTTCTTATGCTTATCCATGGGCTCTCACTACGATTTACAGTGAGGCTGTGAAGTGTCTTACAACATGCTTAAGATTTACTCTTTAGATTAAAAAGTTGTTGCTTTAGAATGTTTTTATCAGACATGTAATCCGGAGTGATTATTATACATAGCAGCCCAGCTCTCCTTTTCTCAAAGCTGATCCACATTTATACTGGTTCCTTTCTTTAAATTCCGTGTGGACGGTATCTCACATCATGCCTCTAAATCTAATCTGCCTCACCAGCACAACAAATGAAACATTAGAACCAAAATGTAATTAGAACTAAATATATTAACCTCAAAATGTTctattatgtgtgtatttactATATTAAATTTGCTTTAGTGTAACTAAAGTATAGCTTTGGAGATGAAATGGATAGTCACTGTGGAAGATGCGTCCTGCTAACTGTAATTCATCCGTCGTTCTGGTAGTCAGTCAGGTCAAGCAACACAATCCACTCATTTATAGATTAATGTTATTTCTAATGGAAGCACTAAAGCGTTGAAAGCATTATTGCAACCTGCAGGAAACCAAGCTCTTGATCTCTGTTCGAAGGTGAAATCAGGGGATCAGTATAAGCAGAGCCggtttcataaaataaatagtgCACCCTTTCTGTTATCCGTGCATACCTTCAAAAGTTACTACTGTTT
The window above is part of the Hemibagrus wyckioides isolate EC202008001 linkage group LG17, SWU_Hwy_1.0, whole genome shotgun sequence genome. Proteins encoded here:
- the LOC131368307 gene encoding LOW QUALITY PROTEIN: E3 ubiquitin-protein ligase TRIM50-like (The sequence of the model RefSeq protein was modified relative to this genomic sequence to represent the inferred CDS: substituted 1 base at 1 genomic stop codon); translated protein: MARRSSLESLEEQLRCPVCLEVFSEPLMLQCGHSYCRGCVRSMGMDPLGQLQCPVCRCAVDGDSPPPNVALARIVDALREISEPGQGPPETCNQHHNPLSLYCEEDQTLICGLCGSIGSHRAHKITPISSVYSRMKEDISCLLTNFQIQKRKLEEQICKMAYNKSRITNESDVLKWVVRKEFGELRHCVELEEASFMQKVENTASTLISSIQTQADHMSQLLAKFQEAEGTLEALSNESHLDFITKYGSIAPRFRESQQREQKKERTYSSISFNPGFNHSDIKMTVWKRLHRRVLPAPECLKFDPLSAHPMLQLSEDLTSVECGVLVNRLPNNPERFSYSYCVLANRGFSSGKHYWEVQVGEKPKWRLGLIKGTACRKSKLPKSPEGGVWLIGLKEGRLYEAFTTPRVSLPLMNQPQRLGVFLDYDRGELTFYNADSPDELGFIYSYQAELQGKVYPLFDVCWHERGANKLPITLPQPLTEAXGD